Proteins encoded by one window of Vitis vinifera cultivar Pinot Noir 40024 chromosome 10, ASM3070453v1:
- the LOC100267497 gene encoding uncharacterized protein LOC100267497 — MSGMNEVQSSPMSNKMKNPENQTNSNGRDATPGSDLWTDGLICAFEYVTSHRRISRSKYGSKIQSVQQIEGENMKKQVPENKVSRASAQNLIRKHRSESASLVELGPDHVASLDNHIDHQFYQSDRYHMTERSSGSHWVPIGWARISELVQTVRVDAGWALQQFEVTDDEDERSAADLAAPYWEQPAGPVWWCHVAAGHRFIDTWLSNAQWLHPAIRTALRDESRLISERMKYLLYEVPVRVAGGLLFELLGQSAGDPFHDEDDIPIVLRSWHAQRFLITALHIKGTASSINVLGITEVQEALSAGGYNQPKTVHDIIALLMTRLSRWDDRLFRKSIFGAADEVELKFMNRRHQEDMNLLSIIFNQEIRRLSRQVIRVKWSLHAREEIVFELLQHLRGDVARSLLEGIRKNTREMIEEQEAVRGRLFTIQDVMQSTVRAWLQDRSLRVTHNLAVFGGCGLVLSIITGLFGINVDGIPGASGTPYAFGLFAAILVLIGIILIALGLLYLGLKKPVSEAQVQVRKLELQQLVKMFQHEAETHAQVSKSRPRNNLTPTAADIIPADADYVLIQ; from the exons ATGAGTGGCATGAATGAAGTCCAGTCCAGTCCCATGagcaataaaatgaaaaatccaGAAAACCAAACAAATAGTAATGGTAGAGATGCCACACCTGGGAGTGATCTCTGGACAGATGGACTTATTTGTGCTTTTGAATATGTTACATCCCATAGGAGGATAAGTAGGTCAAAATATGGCTCGAAGATTCAAAGTGTGCAACAAATAGAAGGTGAGAATATGAAGAAGCAAGTGCCTGAGAACAAAGTATCCAGGGCTTCTGCTCAAAACTTAATTAGAAAACATCGATCGGAATCTGCATCACTTGTTGAGTTGGGACCTGATCATGTTGCTTCTTTGGATAATCACATAGACCATCAGTTTTATCAGTCAGATCGCTATCATATGACAGAAAGATCTTCAGGAAGTCACTGGGTGCCAATTGGGTGGGCTAGAATTTCTGAACTCGTCCAAACCGTGCGAGTAGATGCTGGCTGGGCCTTGCAGCAGTTTGAGGTCACGGATGATGAGGATGAACGTTCTGCTGCAGATTTAGCAGCTCCTTACTGGGAGCAGCCTGCAGGACCTGTATGGTGGTGCCATGTGGCTGCAGGTCACCGGTTTATTGACACATGGCTCAGCAATGCTCAATGGTTACATCCTGCTATCAGAACTGCTTTGCGAGATGAAAGTCGACTGATCAGTGAGCGGATGAAGTACCTTTTATATGAG GTCCCTGTAAGAGTTGCTGGAGGGCTATTATTTGAGCTTTTAGGGCAGTCCGCAGGTGATCCATTTCACGATGAAGATGACATCCCAATTGTGCTTCGATCTTGGCATGCACAACGATTTCTAATAACTGCATTGCACATAAAGGGAACTGCATCAAGCATAAATGTATTAGGTATCACAGAAGTACAG GAAGCACTTTCTGCTGGGGGTTATAATCAGCCAAAAACAGTACATGACATAATAGCACTACTAATGACCCGACTTTCTCGTTGGGATGATAG ATTATTCCGGAAGTCCATATTTGGGGCTGCAGATGAAGTTGAATTGAAGTTTATGAACAG GAGACACCAAGAAGATATGAATCTTTTGAGCATAATTTTTAACCAAGAAATCAGAAGGCTATCAAGACAG GTGATCAGAGTGAAATGGTCACTCCATGCAAGAGAGGAGATTGTTTTTGAGCTTCTCCAACATTTGAGGGGAGATGTGGCAAGAAGCTTGCTGGAGGGGATAAGGAAGAATACTAGGGAAATGATTGAGGAGCAAGAAGCAGTTCGGGGTCGCTTGTTTACTATTCAGGATGTCATGCAGAGCACCGTTCGTGCTTGGTTGCAG GATAGAAGCCTTCGAGTAACACATAATTTGGCTGTTTTTGGAGGATGCGGTCTTGTTCTTTCCATCATCACAGGGCTATTTGGAATTAATGTTGATGGGATCCCTGGAGCTTCTGGGACACCATATGCATTTGGTCTATTCGCAGCCATCCTTGTCCTCATAGGAATCATTCTAATTGCACTTGGGTTACTTTACCTTGGGCTGAAAAAGCCCGTCAGTGAAGCGCAGGTTCAAGTTCGGAAATTGGAGCTGCAACAGTTAGTTAAGATGTTCCAGCATGAAGCAGAAACACATGCCCAGGTGAGTAAATCTCGTCCTCGGAATAACCTGACCCCAACTGCTGCAGATATAATACCGGCTGATGCTGATTATGTTCTCATCCAGTAA